In Bradyrhizobium sp. CCBAU 051011, the following are encoded in one genomic region:
- a CDS encoding amino acid ABC transporter permease, translated as MSIELDFPAVLERWPNFLGGAILTLELAFLATVSGALLGTFAAVGRGTHSRLIARICKVYVEAIRNTPLLVQLFLVYFGLASIGLKLSAFTVAVVALTINVGAYTAEIMRAGFEAIPRGQIEAAEGLALTRFQIYWHIILLPAVEKVYPALTSQFVLLMLASSVCSQISAEELTAVANYIQSDTYRAFETYIIVAVLYILLSLVLRAGFWGLGLVLFPRRRQLGTPL; from the coding sequence ATGAGCATCGAGCTCGACTTTCCCGCGGTGCTGGAACGGTGGCCGAACTTCCTCGGCGGCGCCATTCTGACGCTCGAACTCGCATTCCTCGCAACAGTTTCCGGCGCGCTGCTCGGCACGTTTGCCGCCGTGGGCCGCGGCACCCATAGCCGGCTGATTGCCCGCATCTGCAAAGTCTACGTCGAAGCCATCCGCAATACGCCGCTGCTGGTCCAGCTATTCCTGGTCTATTTCGGACTTGCCAGCATCGGACTGAAACTGTCAGCCTTCACCGTTGCGGTGGTCGCGCTGACGATCAATGTCGGGGCCTACACTGCCGAGATCATGCGGGCGGGTTTCGAAGCGATCCCGCGCGGGCAAATCGAGGCGGCCGAAGGCCTCGCGCTCACGCGCTTCCAGATCTACTGGCACATCATCCTGCTGCCCGCCGTCGAAAAGGTCTATCCGGCTCTGACCAGCCAGTTCGTCCTGCTGATGCTCGCCTCATCGGTCTGCTCGCAGATATCTGCCGAAGAGTTGACGGCGGTTGCCAATTACATCCAGTCGGACACCTATCGGGCATTCGAGACCTACATCATCGTCGCCGTGCTCTACATTCTGCTGTCGCTGGTCTTGCGCGCGGGATTCTGGGGGCTTGGCCTGGTCCTGTTTCCGCGCCGACGCCAACTCGGCACGCCGTTGTGA